The Blattabacterium sp. (Blatta orientalis) str. Tarazona genome contains the following window.
TAATTCTATCTATTTTTTTTATCACAATAAATAATTTGGTTAAAAAAATTTTTTATTTTCATTTTGTCTTGACTTATTTGTCTTTTTAAATCATGAAGTGTTTGAAATTTCATTTCATCACGAAAAATTTGAACGATTAAGACATCAATTTTTTTACCATATATATTTTGATGGAAATCAAAAATATGTACTTCTATTTTTATCTTCTTATTAAATAAGTGAATAGTAGGACATATCCCAATGTTCATCATTCCTTGATAAATTTGATTCAAATAATTAATTTTTACAGCATACACCCCTTTTTTTGGAATTAGTTTTTTTTTATCCACTTGAACATTAGCAGTTGGAAAATTTAAGGTTCTTCCTATCCCTCTTCCTTTTATGACATATCCAGAAAGGGTATATAAATATCCTAAAGCTTTATTGGCCCATTCTATGTTTCCTTTTAGAAGAGATTTTCGTATATAAGTGGAACTTATGATCTTTTTTTTTAGTTTATGAGGACTTACTTGATAAAGCTTGAATCCATAAATTTGAGAAAATTTTTTTAGTTGATGGGAAGATCCGTCTCTATCTCTTCCAAGATGAGAATCATATCCAGTAATAATTTGCTTAATCTTTAGTTTGGAAAACAAAATTTTTTGTAAAAAATCTTTTGCACTTAATTTGGAAAAATTTGTAGTAAAAGGATGAATAATTAAATGTTCTATTCCTGTTTTTCGTAAATGACATATTCTTTCAGAAAGAGTATTTAAATAAAGTATTTTTTTTCCTGGATTTAGAACTTCTTTGGGATGTGGATTAAAAGTAAGCAAAACAGAGCAATATTCTTCTTTTTTTTGCTCGAAAATTAAATTTTGAATAACTCTTTGATGTCCTCTATGAACTCCATCAAAAAAACCAAGTGTAAATACACATGGAGAAAAGGATGAAAATTCATCAATAAATGAATAAATTTTCAAAATTTTTTATCTTTTTCTCTTACCTTTACAAAGATAAAGGATTCATATATACTACTCCTTATATCTGGGAATCTTTTTTTAGAAAAAAAATTACATGGATAAAAAAAAGTTAAAAGGAAAAATCACTAAAATTGTAGGACCAATTATTGATGTTTCATTTGAAGAGAGATCTTTTCTTCCTAAAATTTACGATGCATTAACCGTAAATTTATCCAAAAAAAAAAAAATAGTATTAGAAGTTCAACAACATATTGGAGAATATAGTGTTCGTTGTATATCTATGGAAGTTACGGATCAAATACCAAGAGGTCAAGAAGTAGAATTTTTAGGAGGACCGATTAGTATGCCTATAGGAGAAAGTATTAATGGACGTGTTTTTAATGTTTTAGGAGAACCTATAGATGGATTAGGAGATTTAGACAGATCTAAAGTGAGACCTATCCATAACCGTGCTCCAGCATTTAAGGATTTATCTACAGATACAGAAATATTATATACAGGAATTAAGGTAATTGATTTGATAGAACCTTATCCAAAAGGAGGGAAAATTGGTTTATTTGGAGGAGCAGGGGTTGGAAAAACAGTGTTAATACAAGAATTAATTAATAATGTTGCTAAAGGACATGGAGGACGTTCTGTATTTGCTGGAGTAGGAGAAAGGACTAGAGAAGGAAATGATTTATTACGAGAAATGTTGGAATCCGGAATTATAAAATATGGGGATTCCTTTATGGAATCTATGAAAAAAGGAGGATGGGATATTTCTAAAGTAGATAAAGAAGCTTTAAAGGAATCTAAAGCAGCTTTTGTTTTTGGACAAATGAATGAACCTCCTGGAGCAAGGGCTAGAGTAGCTTTATCTGGATTGACTTTAGCGGAATACTATAGAGATCAAAATATTGAAGGAAAAAAAGGACAAGACGTTTTATTTTTTATAGATAATATATTTAGGTTTACTCAAGCTGGATCAGAGGTTTCAGCTTTGTTAGGGAGAATTCCTTCATCTGTTGGTTATCAACCAACTTTGTCATCTGAAATGGGAGCGATGCAAGAGAGAATTACTTCTACTAAAAATGGTTCTATCACTTCTGTACAAGCTGTTTATGTACCTGCAGATGATTTAACGGATCCAGCGCCTTCCATTACATTTTCACACTTAGATGCCACAACTGTTCTTTCAAGGAAAATAGCTTCTTTAGGAATTTATCCAGCTGTAGATCCATTAGATTCTACTTCTAGAATTTTATCTCCGGATGTAATAAATAAAAATCATTATGATTGTGCTTTACGTGTGAAAGAAATTTTACAGAAATACAATTCTTTACAAGATATTATTGCGATTTTAGGAATAGAGGAACTTAGCGAAGAAGACAAATTAATAGTTTCTCGCGCTAGACGTGTTCAACGTTTTTTATCCCAACCATTTCATGTAGCAAAACAGTTTACAGGTATTGAAGGAGAATTTGTAAAAATAGAAGAGACAATTAAAGGTTTTAACATGATCATGGATGGAGAATTGGATAATTTTCCTGAAATGGCTTTTAATTTAAAAGGAACCATTGAACAAGTTATAGAAACTGGAAAAAAAATGTTATCCTCATAAATCTTTTTTCTCATGCAAGTAACAATTATCAATTTTGAAAAAATCTTTTATCAAGATAAAGTTTTATCTATTGTAGCTCCTGGATTAAATGGTTATTTTCAAGTATTAGAAAATCACGCTCCATTTATTTCTATATTAAAAGACGGAATATTAAAATTGAAACCTATCTATGATAGAAAAAATTTTGAAATACAAATAGAAGGTGGAATCTTACAAGTAAAAAAGAATATGGTTTCTATTATTTTATAGATCATATTCCATTTTCATTCATATATTCCTTTCTATTTTTGAATATTTTTATAGCACTAAAAATAGCTTCTTCAAAAGAATTTTCATTAGCAATACCTTTTTTTGCTATATCATATGCTACTCCATGATCTGGAGATGTACGTATGTGAGAAAGACCTGCAGTGAAATTAACTCCTTCATTAAAAGTTAGTGTTTTAAAAGGAATCAAACCTTGATCGTGATACATAGCTAAAACAGCATCGAAATTTCGATAATTTTGATTTCCAAAAAAACCATCTGGAGAATAGGGGCCAAAAACTAAAAATCCTTGTTTTTGAAATAAACTATCAATAGCTGGTTTTATCTTCGTTTTTTCTTCGTCTCCTATTAATCCATTTTCCCCTGAATGAGGGTTACATCCTAAAACTGCAATTTTAGGTTTTTCTATAGAAAAATCCATTATTAAAGATTTATGCAAAATTTTGATAGATTTTATAATTTTCTTTGCAGTAATTTCATGAGTGACATTTTTTAATGGTAAGTGATTAGTAACTAAGGCGATTTTTAAAGTATCATGAATCATGAGCATTAATGATTCCCCCTCTAAAATATTTTGCAAATATTCAGTATGACCAAAAAAAGAAAATCCTTTGTAATTCATCCAATTTTTATTAACTGGGGCTGTAACAAGAACATCTATTTTTCCTTCTTTCAAAGCTTTTGTGGCTTTTTTTAAAGATAAAATAGGATATCTTCCTGAATCTTGGTTAATTTTTATCAAATCAAATTTTATATCTTCTTTCCAAATATTTAGAACATTTATTTTATAATCTACAATATCTTTTAAATTTTTTATTTCTCGCATATTATTTACTTCAATATTTAGAATTTTTTTGTAATAGGAACATAATTTGATAGATCCAAATAATATAGGAGTAAAAAAATCCAAAAGTTTTTTTTTACGACATACTTTTAAAAAAATTTCTATTCCAATCCCATTGATGTCTCCTGTGGAAACACCTACTTTAATTTTCTTTTTTCTATAATTCATCATATGAATAATATAAATATGAAATAAATATCTTAATTTAAAAAAATTATGAATAATTTTTAATCATGTTTACTGGAATTATAGAATGTACTACTCAAGTACATGGATTAGATTATCAAAAGAAGAATCTTTGTATTACTTTTAAAAATCCATTTTCAGATATAATAAAAATTAATCAAAGTATATCTCATAACGGAGTCTGTTTCACAATTATAGATGTAGAAAAAAAAACTTACTCCGTAATTGCTTCAGAAGAAACTTTACGTTGTACTAATTTAAATGTTTTAAAGATGAAAGATGAAGTTAATTTAGAACGTAGTATGAAAATTAATGAAAGATTTAATGGCCATATAGTACAAGGACATGTAGATACAACAGCCGAAGTTTTGGATATAGAAAAAAAAAATGGAAGTTGGTTATTTTCTTTTAAGTCTAAAAAAAATTTATCTGGATTATCTGTAGAAAAAGGCTCCATTGCTGTAAATGGGATTAGTCTGACTATAATAAAATGTACCCAACACATATTTAATGTTTCTATAATCCCTTACACATATGAAAAAACTAATCTCCAATTTATAAAAATTGGAGATGTTGTTAACATAGAATATGATATACTTGGAAAGTATGTAAGGGAATATATGAATTTGAATAGTAAACTATATAACTAACTAGAATTTAGTGTTCTATTTTTGGTTCTTCATAGGAAATATTTTTATCCGCATATTTTCTATATGTATCAAAATTTTTTATGAATTTATTGACTAGTTTTTCTACTTGATTTTGATATAGTTTCTTATTTTTCCAAGTTTTTTTTGGATTTAATATATCAGAAGAAATACCTGGACAATATTTAGGAATTTGAAAATTAAAAATCGGATACCTTTCATAATGAACTCTAGACAAACATCCATCTAAAGCACATTGTACAAGTTTTCGTGTATCTTTTAATTTAATACGAAAACCTAAAGTTTCTCCCCCAGATATTAATCCCGTATTTACCATCCATACGTTTATTTTTGGATTTTTTAATTTTTCTATTAGCATTTTTGTGTATGTAACTGGATGTAACGGCATAAATGGAGCTCCAAAACAAGAAGAAAAAGTGGCCTGTGGTTTCTTTATATTTAATTCTGTTCCAGCAACTTTAGAAGTATATCCCAATAAAAAATAATAGGAAGATTGTTCTTTATTTAGTTTAGCTATAGGAGGTAACACTCCAAAAGCATCATAGGTTAGAAAAAAAATATTCCTTATATTGGAGGATAATAATTTTTTTTCAATATTCTTTATGAAATAAATAGGATAACTTATTCGCATGTTTTGTGTGATAGAATCATTGAAAAAATCTACTTCTTTAGTTCCTTTTTTAAAAACAACGTTTTCCAACATAGCCCCCTTTTTTATGGCATGATAGATCATCGGCTCTCTTTCTTTGGAAATACCCAGTATTTTTGCATAACAACCTCCTTCAAAATTGAAAATAATATCATCATATGTCCATCCATGTTCATCGTCTCCTATCAATTTCCTATTAGAATCGTTGGAAATAGTTGTTTTACCGGTTCCGGACAATCCAAAAAAAAGAGCGGTATCTTTTGTCTGCTTCCCAATATTTGCTGCACAATGCATAGGAAATACGTTTTTATACGTAGGAAGCATAAAATTTAAAACAGAAAAAATGGATTTTTTTATTTCTCCCGTATATCCTGATCCACAAATCAGGATAATTTTTCTTTGAAAATTTAATATGGTAAAATTTTTTTCCGTGTTCCATCCATTTTTGGATGAGCTTGAAATCCTGGAGCGCATAATAACAACCAATCTGGTAAAATTTTTTCTATTTTGGAATTCTAAAAAAAGATTGTGTACAAAAAGATCTGACCATGGGTATTCACTAATGGAACGAATGTTTAGTTGATAACGTTTATCTGAACAAAGATATCCATCTCTTACATAGAGTTCTTTTCCAGATAAGTATCTGATTACTTTTTCATATAAATTATCAAATTTTTTTGGATCAAAAGGTTGATTGAATTTTTCATCCCACCAAACTTTATTTTCTGTAATATGATCCTTCACAATAAATCGATCTTTAGGGGATCTACCAGTGAAAACTCCGGTATTAACAGCTAAAACTCCTGATTTTGTTTCTTGACCCATTCCATTTTGAATGATTATATTTTGTAATTTTTCCGGAGATAATTGCCAATTTTTTGAAGAATTAAAAATTCCATAATTTTCTAAAGAAAGAGAACTCATATTCTATTGTATTACTACTACTAACTACTATTGCTTACCAAGACAAATTTATATAGGATTTACAAAAGTTTACTAATTTTGTACCAGAAAAAACAAAAATTATGATTCTATGTCGGATATTGCATCAAGAGTCAAAGCACTTATCGTAGAAAAATTAAATGTAGAAGAAAGTGAAATTCTTCCTACTGCTAGTTTTACTAATGATTTAGGAGCAGATTCCTTAGATATAGTGGAACTTATTATGGAATTTGAAAAGGAGTTTAATATTAGCATTTCTGATGAAAAAGCAGAGAAGATAACTACTGTAGGTGAAGCTATACAGGCTATAGAAGATCTCTTAAATAACCAAAATAAAATGGAAAAAAAGGATATACC
Protein-coding sequences here:
- a CDS encoding bifunctional riboflavin kinase/FAD synthetase, whose protein sequence is MKIYSFIDEFSSFSPCVFTLGFFDGVHRGHQRVIQNLIFEQKKEEYCSVLLTFNPHPKEVLNPGKKILYLNTLSERICHLRKTGIEHLIIHPFTTNFSKLSAKDFLQKILFSKLKIKQIITGYDSHLGRDRDGSSHQLKKFSQIYGFKLYQVSPHKLKKKIISSTYIRKSLLKGNIEWANKALGYLYTLSGYVIKGRGIGRTLNFPTANVQVDKKKLIPKKGVYAVKINYLNQIYQGMMNIGICPTIHLFNKKIKIEVHIFDFHQNIYGKKIDVLIVQIFRDEMKFQTLHDLKRQISQDKMKIKNFFNQIIYCDKKNR
- the atpD gene encoding F0F1 ATP synthase subunit beta, which codes for MDKKKLKGKITKIVGPIIDVSFEERSFLPKIYDALTVNLSKKKKIVLEVQQHIGEYSVRCISMEVTDQIPRGQEVEFLGGPISMPIGESINGRVFNVLGEPIDGLGDLDRSKVRPIHNRAPAFKDLSTDTEILYTGIKVIDLIEPYPKGGKIGLFGGAGVGKTVLIQELINNVAKGHGGRSVFAGVGERTREGNDLLREMLESGIIKYGDSFMESMKKGGWDISKVDKEALKESKAAFVFGQMNEPPGARARVALSGLTLAEYYRDQNIEGKKGQDVLFFIDNIFRFTQAGSEVSALLGRIPSSVGYQPTLSSEMGAMQERITSTKNGSITSVQAVYVPADDLTDPAPSITFSHLDATTVLSRKIASLGIYPAVDPLDSTSRILSPDVINKNHYDCALRVKEILQKYNSLQDIIAILGIEELSEEDKLIVSRARRVQRFLSQPFHVAKQFTGIEGEFVKIEETIKGFNMIMDGELDNFPEMAFNLKGTIEQVIETGKKMLSS
- the pdxA gene encoding 4-hydroxythreonine-4-phosphate dehydrogenase PdxA; its protein translation is MNYRKKKIKVGVSTGDINGIGIEIFLKVCRKKKLLDFFTPILFGSIKLCSYYKKILNIEVNNMREIKNLKDIVDYKINVLNIWKEDIKFDLIKINQDSGRYPILSLKKATKALKEGKIDVLVTAPVNKNWMNYKGFSFFGHTEYLQNILEGESLMLMIHDTLKIALVTNHLPLKNVTHEITAKKIIKSIKILHKSLIMDFSIEKPKIAVLGCNPHSGENGLIGDEEKTKIKPAIDSLFQKQGFLVFGPYSPDGFFGNQNYRNFDAVLAMYHDQGLIPFKTLTFNEGVNFTAGLSHIRTSPDHGVAYDIAKKGIANENSFEEAIFSAIKIFKNRKEYMNENGI
- a CDS encoding riboflavin synthase, translated to MFTGIIECTTQVHGLDYQKKNLCITFKNPFSDIIKINQSISHNGVCFTIIDVEKKTYSVIASEETLRCTNLNVLKMKDEVNLERSMKINERFNGHIVQGHVDTTAEVLDIEKKNGSWLFSFKSKKNLSGLSVEKGSIAVNGISLTIIKCTQHIFNVSIIPYTYEKTNLQFIKIGDVVNIEYDILGKYVREYMNLNSKLYN
- a CDS encoding phosphoenolpyruvate carboxykinase (ATP), giving the protein MSSLSLENYGIFNSSKNWQLSPEKLQNIIIQNGMGQETKSGVLAVNTGVFTGRSPKDRFIVKDHITENKVWWDEKFNQPFDPKKFDNLYEKVIRYLSGKELYVRDGYLCSDKRYQLNIRSISEYPWSDLFVHNLFLEFQNRKNFTRLVVIMRSRISSSSKNGWNTEKNFTILNFQRKIILICGSGYTGEIKKSIFSVLNFMLPTYKNVFPMHCAANIGKQTKDTALFFGLSGTGKTTISNDSNRKLIGDDEHGWTYDDIIFNFEGGCYAKILGISKEREPMIYHAIKKGAMLENVVFKKGTKEVDFFNDSITQNMRISYPIYFIKNIEKKLLSSNIRNIFFLTYDAFGVLPPIAKLNKEQSSYYFLLGYTSKVAGTELNIKKPQATFSSCFGAPFMPLHPVTYTKMLIEKLKNPKINVWMVNTGLISGGETLGFRIKLKDTRKLVQCALDGCLSRVHYERYPIFNFQIPKYCPGISSDILNPKKTWKNKKLYQNQVEKLVNKFIKNFDTYRKYADKNISYEEPKIEH
- a CDS encoding acyl carrier protein, which gives rise to MSDIASRVKALIVEKLNVEESEILPTASFTNDLGADSLDIVELIMEFEKEFNISISDEKAEKITTVGEAIQAIEDLLNNQNKMEKKDIPSD